A part of Aegilops tauschii subsp. strangulata cultivar AL8/78 chromosome 2, Aet v6.0, whole genome shotgun sequence genomic DNA contains:
- the LOC109744017 gene encoding uncharacterized protein produces the protein MVDADSDLVANQVMKEWDVRNPAMTRYCNTVRKLEKKFEGLELHHIPRIKNQAADDLAKIGSTRKPIPNNVFLEHLHSPSVQEDPFTEEPPQAITPTDPTEIEVPAVIDLVMEILVITPNWTIPYITYLLRQELPEDEVEA, from the coding sequence aTGGTCGACGCTGACTCGGATTTGGTAGCCAATCAGGTGATGAAGGAATGGGATGTCCGAAACCCTGCCATGACAAGATATTGCAACACAGTAAGGAAATTAGAGAAAAAGTTCGAGGGTTTGGAGCTTCACCACATTCCCCGAATCaaaaatcaagcagctgatgaccTGGCAAAAATAGGTTCCACTCGGAAGCCTATCCCCAACAACGTGTTTCTTGAGCATCTCCATTCCCCATCAGTACAAGaggatcctttcactgaagaacCTCCCCAAGCAATAACTCCTACTGATCCGACTGAGATCGAGGTTCCAGCAGTCATTGACCTGGTTATGGAGATCCTAGTAATCACCCCCAACTGGACAATACCGTACATTACATATCTACTCAGGCAGGAGCTCCCAGAAGATGAAGTTGAAGCATGA